A portion of the Streptomyces sp. YPW6 genome contains these proteins:
- a CDS encoding SLC13 family permease, which yields MPLPLRQTVGLCAVLGLCALLAVPGATPGLGADGRLSLAVFALATAAWIATPVDDAYIALGAGLALTVTGVISSETLFATLGDETVWLLICAFVLAAAVTRTGLAGRAAVFLVGGARTVRQLVHLTTAGLVVTAFAVPATSGRAALALPVFLALAAALRERGRLVVMLALLFPTVILLSAVATLIGAGAHLITVGVLWEQTGERLGFVPWLVLGLPLAVVSSHLAAELVLLTTTRRADRKGPVTITAGQIQEHSGTAVEGPFTLAESRCLLLLATVVLLWCSEPLHGVSPAVVALIGALVATSPALGTVRFKDGLRSVPWPLLLFMAATMAMGVALSDSGAAGWLVGWIPLGASTPPWLFLAGVVVVSTAAHLALQSRSARSSVLVPLVVAAAVGAGVNPVTAALASTAAAGFCHTLPSSAKPVALFADVPGTPTYTPRDLLRLSALLAPLTAALVLAFALVVWPLLGVPVLLETQP from the coding sequence GTGCCTCTCCCTCTCCGGCAGACCGTCGGCCTCTGCGCCGTCCTCGGGCTCTGCGCTCTCCTCGCCGTCCCCGGCGCCACCCCCGGCCTCGGCGCCGACGGGCGGCTCTCGCTCGCCGTCTTCGCCCTGGCCACCGCCGCCTGGATCGCCACCCCGGTGGACGACGCCTACATCGCGCTCGGCGCGGGCCTGGCGCTGACGGTGACGGGGGTGATCAGCAGCGAGACCCTGTTCGCCACCCTGGGAGACGAGACGGTCTGGCTGCTGATCTGCGCTTTCGTCCTCGCCGCCGCCGTGACCCGGACCGGTCTCGCGGGCCGGGCCGCCGTCTTCCTCGTCGGCGGGGCCAGGACCGTACGCCAACTGGTGCACCTCACCACGGCCGGTCTCGTCGTCACCGCGTTCGCCGTGCCGGCCACGTCGGGGCGGGCCGCGCTCGCCCTTCCGGTGTTCCTGGCCCTGGCGGCCGCACTCCGTGAGCGCGGGCGTCTCGTCGTCATGCTGGCGCTGCTCTTCCCCACCGTCATCCTGCTGTCCGCCGTCGCGACGCTGATCGGGGCGGGCGCGCACCTGATCACGGTCGGGGTGCTGTGGGAGCAGACCGGGGAGCGGCTGGGCTTCGTCCCTTGGCTGGTCCTCGGGCTGCCGCTGGCCGTCGTCTCGTCCCATCTCGCCGCCGAGCTTGTGCTGTTGACGACGACCCGGCGGGCCGACCGCAAGGGTCCGGTCACGATCACGGCGGGACAGATCCAGGAGCACTCCGGGACGGCCGTCGAGGGCCCGTTCACGCTGGCGGAGTCCCGGTGCCTGCTGCTCCTGGCGACCGTCGTCCTGCTGTGGTGCAGCGAGCCGCTGCACGGGGTGTCACCCGCCGTGGTCGCGCTGATCGGCGCGCTGGTGGCGACCTCTCCGGCGCTGGGCACGGTCCGCTTCAAGGACGGCCTGCGATCGGTTCCCTGGCCGCTGCTGCTGTTCATGGCCGCCACGATGGCGATGGGCGTCGCGCTCTCCGACTCGGGTGCGGCCGGCTGGCTGGTGGGGTGGATCCCCCTGGGGGCGTCCACGCCCCCGTGGCTGTTCCTGGCCGGCGTGGTCGTCGTCAGCACGGCCGCCCATCTGGCGCTCCAGTCGCGCTCCGCCCGCTCCTCCGTCCTCGTCCCGCTGGTGGTCGCGGCGGCGGTCGGGGCCGGGGTCAACCCGGTGACGGCGGCGCTTGCGTCGACGGCCGCCGCCGGTTTCTGCCACACCCTGCCGTCCTCGGCGAAGCCGGTCGCGCTCTTCGCGGACGTGCCCGGCACCCCCACGTACACCCCGCGCGACCTGCTGCGGCTGTCCGCCCTCCTCGCGCCGC